One Lycium barbarum isolate Lr01 chromosome 5, ASM1917538v2, whole genome shotgun sequence genomic window carries:
- the LOC132641802 gene encoding putative late blight resistance protein homolog R1A-3 — protein MTEVAVNYLVEKLLELGRENVELIAGVQDDVNDLVNDLQILKAFLKDASKINRDTAQGWKQSLKEIRNVVYKAEDCVDKFLVEAKQHQDVHPAAKWIDVPYWYKVKNVAKEIQSIRVKVKDLQDKYKHLLEATQLNSLSRTTLRTRELTLSDEDDVVGFEEEANIVIDRLIGGSKNLEAVPIVGMPGLGKSTLARKVSKDSRITFEFFSCIWVNVSRSYKKTEVLLSILKTFTKQLDNKSDEQIIEDIRTFLGKGGRCLIILDDVWHREVMDFIGKIFTKSDKGHRIMMTSREDTIASAFNEDIHKLSFLSDDNSWLLLKKKVFRKESCSSDLEDPGYKIATKCSGLPLAIVVIAGALLACKTKREWEHVNKNIGDHLINPNSDDNCLGFVKMSYDLLSYDAKACFLYCATFPRGFDIPAWKLIRLWIAEGFIPYDKNLTVEEKAEDYLNDLTKRNLVMVMNWTADGQIKTCRIHDMLYEFCKREASEEDLYQEITLAPGQSSIMMQDSDFCRRLCINSSILENFLSSFSKKPPMELVRSFLCFTLEQTGKSDDHLKTIHKVFPLIKVLDLEAVKFSFNKDFYRLLHLRYISFSGDFKALPEPFGRFWNLETLIINTTTPESTFEIKANIWSMLRLRHLHTNAPAKLPLPGPLTDKECCIQTLSTIAPQSCTKKIFSRARALRKLGIRGNVAALLTSSAGGLSDLAELKRLENLKLINDGQYYGKVIILPKLVFIFPKTLRKLTFSSTSLDWSEMSKLGQLESLEVLKLKEFAFKGEFWETDIGGFNSLLVLWIERTDLKTWRASNRCFPCLKRLFLISCENLEEIPEGLADILDLQEMKLDSTHKAAVKAARQIEKKKQEELKHYAEENKPEHPFNFSFGFKLTVFPPDNDADPQPQPTH, from the exons atgacTGAAGTAGCAGTGAATTACTTGGTAGAGAAGTTGTTAGAGTTAGGCCGCGAAAACGTTGAGTTGATAGCTGGGGTACAAGACGATGTGAATGATCTTGTGAATGATCTTCAAATTCTTAAGGCATTTCTTAAAGACGCTTCGAAGATAAATAGAGATACTGCTCAAGGTTGGAAGCAATCATTGAAAGAGATCAGAAATGTGGTTTACAAAGCGGAAGACTGTGTTGACAAATTTTTGGTTGAGGCCAAGCAACACCAAGATGTTCATCCAGCTGCAAAATGGATTGATGTTCCATATTGGTACAAAGTTAAAAATGTTGCTAAAGAGATTCAGTCTATCAGAGTGAAAGTGAAGGATCTTCAAGATAAATATAAACATCTTTTGGAGGCCACTCAATTGAACAGTCTATCTAGGACAACTCTACGGACCAGAGAG CTAACTCTGAGTGATGAAGACGATGTTGTTGGCTTTGAGGAGGAGGCAAACATTGTGATTGATAGGCTAATTGGAGGATCAAAGAATCTAGAGGCAGTTCCAATAGTTGGTATGCCCGGTCTAGGGAAATCAACACTCGCAAGAAAGGTTTCTAAGGATTCAAGAATTACATTTGAATTTTTCAGTTGCATTTGGGTTAACGTCTCTCGGTCATATAAGAAAACGGAAGTTTTGCTCAGTATTCTTAAAACTTTCACGAAACAGCTTGACAATAAGAGCGACGAGCAAATAATTGAAGATATTCGCACTTTTTTAGGGAAAGGAGGGAGGTGTTTGATCATCTTGGATGATGTGTGGCACAGGGAAGTGATGGATTTTATCGGGAAGATTTTCACCAAGAGCGATAAAGGTCATCGAATCATGATGACTAGTCGTGAAGATACAATAGCAAGTGCTTTCAATGAAGATATTCATAAGCTAAGCTTCTTAAGTGACGATAATAGTTGGCTTTTGCTTAAAAAGAAGGTTTTTAGGAAAGAAAGTTGCTCCAGTGATCTTGAAGATCCAGGATACAAAATAGCTACAAAATGTAGTGGACTACCACTTGCTATCGTGGTCATTGCGGGAGCTTTGCTAGCTTGTAAGACAAAAAGGGAATGGGAACATGTAAATAAGAACATAGGAGATCACCTTATAAATCCAAATAGTGATGATAACTGCTTGGGATTTGTAAAAATGAGTTATGATCTGTTGTCTTATGATGCTAAAGCGTGCTTTTTATACTGTGCTACATTTCCTCGAGGCTTTGATATTCCCGCGTGGAAATTGATCCGCTTGTGGATAGCTGAAGGGTTCATCCCTTATGACAAGAATTTAACTGTTGAGGAGAAAGCAGAAGATTACTTAAATGATCTGACTAAGAGGAACTTAGTGATGGTAATGAACTGGACTGCGGATGGTCAAATCAAAACATGTCGTATTCACGACATGTTATATGAGTTTTGCAAAAGAGAGGCAAGTGAGGAAGATCTTTACCAGGAAATTACACTAGCACCTGGTCAGTCTTCTATAATGATGCAAGATTCTGACTTTTGTCGTCGCCTTTGCATCAATTCTTCTATCTTGGAAAACTTCCTGTCCTCATTTTCAAAGAAACCACCTATGGAACTTGTCAGATCTTTCTTATGTTTCACCTTAGAACAAACGGGAAAGTCCGATGATCACTTGAAAACAATCCACAAGGTCTTTCCCCTAATCAAAGTCCTTGACCTTGAAGCTGTAAAATTTTCCTTCAACAAGGATTTTTACCGACTACTGCATCTGAGGTATATTTCTTTCTCAGGGGATTTCAAGGCCCTTCCAGAACCCTTCGGTAGGTTCTGGAATCTAGAAACTCTTATCATTAATACAACTACTCCAGAAAGTACTTTTGAAATCAAAGCAAATATATGGAGTATGTTACGGTTGAGGCATCTACATACTAATGCCCCTGCTAAATTGCCTCTCCCTGGTCCTCTAACGGACAAGGAATGCTGCATACAAACACTGTCCACGATCGCTCCACAAAGCTGcacaaagaaaatattttcaagggCACGTGCTCTCAGAAAATTAGGCATTCGGGGCAATGTAGCTGCTCTTCTCACTTCCAGTGCTGGTGGATTGAGCGATCTTGCTGAGTTGAAGCGATTGGAGAACTTGAAGCTTATAAACGATGGTCAGTACTATGGTAAAGTCATAATCCTTCCAAAGCTGGTATTCATATTTCCCAAGACCCTGAGAAAGCTGACCTTTTCCAGTACCAGCCTGGATTGGAGCGAAATGAGTAAATTAGGGCAGCTCGAGTCCCTTGAAGTGCTGAAGTTGAAAGAATTCGCATTCAAGGGAGAGTTTTGGGAGACGGATATTGGTGGTTTCAATAGTCTCTTAGTCTTGTGGATTGAGCGGACAGACTTGAAGACTTGGAGGGCTTCAAATCGCTGCTTTCCTTGCCTCAAGCGGCTTTTCCTTATATCATGTGAGAACCTAGAAGAAATCCCGGAAGGTCTGGCGGATATACTTGATCTTCAAGAGATGAAACTGGATAGCACTCACAAAGCAGCGGTGAAAGCGGCGCGACAAATTGAGAAGAAAAAAcaggaagagttgaaacactatGCAGAGGAGAACAAACCAGAACACCCATTCAACTTTAGCTTTGGGTTCAAGCTCACAGTATTTCCTCCTGATAACGATGCTGATCCTCAACCTCAACCAACACACTGA